One window of Legionella pneumophila subsp. pneumophila str. Philadelphia 1 genomic DNA carries:
- a CDS encoding DesA family fatty acid desaturase produces MMFGFLNMTLWGYLLAGFVLTHITTTAVTIYLHRYQTHRALTLHPLVSHFFRFWLWLTTGMTTAEWVAIHRKHHANTDMEGDPHSPQVFTLKKVFWQVPELYREASKDKDMIKKYSSGTPNDWIERKLYSPHANKGIFLMLTLNLFLFGIPGLTLWAIQMMWIPLVAGVVNGIGHYWGYRNHESSDSSTNVFPWGLLIAGEELHNNHHTFASSAKFSIKWWEFDLGWFYIRCLSFLKLAKVKKLPPKLIIDKNKSHIDVDSVKAILGNRFQVISDYYKLVIFPTLRDMQYRIKNRDLKNARHLFKKPNEQLSHADQLRLKTLLKQHDNLQAVHNYRELLQQIWLKTSLSNKDLLNLIQKWCSQAEESGLHVLRQFASQLKSYSL; encoded by the coding sequence ATGATGTTTGGTTTTTTAAATATGACTTTATGGGGATATCTTTTGGCCGGTTTTGTCCTGACTCACATCACCACCACTGCTGTTACCATTTACTTACATCGTTATCAAACACACCGCGCATTAACTCTGCATCCTCTTGTAAGCCATTTTTTCCGCTTCTGGCTTTGGTTAACGACCGGGATGACCACGGCAGAATGGGTAGCCATTCATCGGAAACATCATGCCAATACTGACATGGAAGGGGATCCACATAGCCCTCAGGTATTTACTTTAAAAAAAGTATTTTGGCAAGTTCCAGAATTATATCGAGAGGCCTCTAAAGATAAAGACATGATTAAAAAATACTCCTCGGGCACTCCAAACGACTGGATAGAGCGCAAATTATATTCTCCCCATGCGAACAAAGGCATATTTTTAATGCTCACACTTAATCTTTTCTTGTTTGGAATTCCTGGACTTACCCTTTGGGCAATCCAAATGATGTGGATACCTCTTGTTGCTGGCGTGGTCAATGGAATAGGGCACTATTGGGGTTATCGCAATCATGAGTCGTCAGATTCTTCAACCAATGTTTTTCCCTGGGGTTTATTGATTGCTGGTGAAGAATTGCATAATAATCATCATACCTTCGCCTCCTCAGCCAAATTTTCCATTAAATGGTGGGAATTTGATTTGGGTTGGTTTTACATACGTTGTTTGTCTTTTTTAAAGCTTGCCAAAGTAAAAAAATTACCCCCAAAACTGATCATTGACAAGAATAAATCTCATATAGATGTAGATTCGGTAAAAGCGATACTTGGTAATCGCTTTCAAGTGATATCTGATTATTACAAGCTGGTTATATTTCCTACTCTGCGCGATATGCAATACCGCATAAAAAATCGGGATTTAAAGAATGCTCGCCATTTATTCAAGAAACCGAACGAACAGCTATCCCATGCTGATCAGTTGCGATTGAAAACATTACTTAAGCAACATGACAACTTGCAAGCGGTTCATAATTACCGCGAATTATTACAGCAGATATGGTTAAAAACGTCCCTATCCAATAAGGATCTTCTTAATTTAATACAAAAATGGTGTAGCCAGGCCGAAGAATCCGGGCTGCATGTGTTAAGGCAATTTGCATCACAATTAAAAAGCTATTCTCTCTGA
- a CDS encoding DEAD/DEAH box helicase → MSFKQLALIEPLNRAVSELGYTTPTSIQLKAIPLILNGHDLLGSAQTGTGKTASFVLPILQKASQQTQTSPNRVKVLILTPTRELAIQVHESIIQYGKYLTLRSAVIYGGVKSHNQIKQLDSGLEILVATPGRLLDLYQQRAVKFDEIDTLVLDEADRMLDMGFIHDIKKIIKLLPLKRQNLLFSATFTPEVRALARNILNKAVEIDIAPRNTAVKTIKQTVYSVDRNHKLALLSHLLHKNNWGQTLVFSRTKHGANKLVKQLAESQIYSVAIHGNKSQAQRIKALADFKSGKVQTLIATDIAARGIDIEKLACVVNFDLPHVPEDYVHRIGRTGRAGASGLAVSLVSTEEIKLLLSIEKLINQKLERIKIKDFEFLHNFSDFVSAKIQKFAPPKAGYKGNISRKSRTAFNKSA, encoded by the coding sequence ATGAGTTTTAAACAATTAGCGCTGATTGAGCCGCTAAACAGGGCGGTTAGTGAGTTAGGCTACACTACCCCTACCAGTATTCAATTAAAAGCCATCCCGCTCATTTTAAATGGGCATGATTTACTTGGTTCCGCTCAAACAGGAACAGGAAAAACAGCAAGCTTTGTATTGCCTATCTTGCAAAAAGCCAGTCAGCAAACTCAAACCAGCCCTAATCGAGTTAAAGTACTGATTTTAACGCCTACACGTGAATTAGCCATCCAGGTCCACGAGAGCATAATCCAATATGGCAAATACCTAACACTGCGCTCAGCTGTGATTTACGGAGGAGTAAAAAGCCACAACCAAATTAAACAATTAGACTCAGGCCTTGAGATACTGGTTGCAACACCGGGAAGATTATTGGATTTATATCAGCAACGTGCTGTTAAATTTGATGAGATTGACACCCTGGTACTCGATGAGGCGGATAGAATGCTGGATATGGGGTTTATTCATGATATAAAAAAAATTATCAAATTATTACCTTTAAAAAGGCAGAACCTGCTTTTTTCAGCAACCTTTACCCCTGAAGTACGCGCTTTAGCCAGAAATATACTGAATAAAGCGGTTGAAATTGATATCGCACCGAGAAATACCGCGGTAAAAACCATAAAACAAACTGTTTATTCAGTAGATAGAAACCATAAGTTAGCCCTTCTGAGTCATTTACTTCATAAGAATAACTGGGGACAAACTTTGGTTTTTTCTCGAACCAAACATGGAGCCAATAAACTGGTTAAGCAACTGGCCGAATCCCAAATATATTCGGTTGCTATTCATGGCAACAAATCACAGGCTCAACGAATAAAAGCCTTAGCTGATTTCAAGTCAGGCAAAGTACAAACATTAATTGCAACAGACATCGCAGCACGTGGCATAGACATCGAGAAACTTGCCTGTGTAGTGAATTTTGACCTGCCTCATGTGCCTGAGGACTACGTTCATCGGATTGGACGAACAGGACGGGCAGGCGCCTCTGGATTGGCTGTATCCTTGGTCAGCACAGAAGAAATAAAGCTGCTGCTGTCTATAGAAAAATTAATCAATCAAAAACTGGAGCGCATTAAAATTAAAGATTTTGAGTTTTTGCATAACTTTTCAGATTTTGTCTCAGCCAAAATTCAAAAATTTGCGCCGCCAAAAGCAGGATATAAGGGCAATATCAGCAGAAAATCCAGGACGGCTTTTAATAAAAGCGCGTAA
- a CDS encoding RNA recognition motif domain-containing protein — MKQKKIYVGNLPFGTTEEALSIQFSQYGKIEEMFLIKDRLTGQMKGFGFITFSAQQEAESALEMNGQPFDGRSLKVCMAQKKTNSVSRSRW, encoded by the coding sequence ATGAAACAGAAAAAAATATATGTTGGTAATTTACCATTTGGTACGACTGAGGAAGCATTAAGCATTCAATTTTCTCAATATGGAAAAATCGAGGAGATGTTCTTAATTAAGGATCGATTAACAGGACAAATGAAGGGATTTGGTTTTATAACGTTTTCTGCTCAGCAGGAGGCGGAGTCTGCTTTAGAGATGAATGGTCAGCCATTTGATGGACGTTCATTAAAAGTATGCATGGCACAGAAAAAAACCAATTCTGTTTCTCGTAGCCGGTGGTAA
- a CDS encoding 7-cyano-7-deazaguanine/7-aminomethyl-7-deazaguanine transporter, with translation MKANGFFDEQSSLKKSKIGLNLVWMFSLGHIFLITLSNVLVQYPFDMMGFHTTWGAFTYPAIFILTDLTTRIATANKARKIIMLSMTPGLILSYLVASYIEAGNNLNESGLSVLHLMPLRIALACFIAYVVGQLLDVAVFQRYRNRPAWWLAPTLSAVAGNFIDTALFFTIAFYHCSNPFLSQNWPEIAMVDVFFKIMISLIAFVPVYGLVLSILGIKTTNKLMV, from the coding sequence ATGAAAGCGAACGGTTTTTTTGATGAGCAATCTTCCCTTAAGAAAAGTAAAATTGGGTTGAATTTAGTATGGATGTTCTCACTTGGTCATATTTTTCTAATAACGCTCAGTAATGTTCTGGTTCAATATCCATTTGATATGATGGGATTTCACACGACCTGGGGGGCGTTCACTTATCCAGCAATTTTTATTTTAACTGATTTGACAACAAGGATAGCAACCGCTAATAAGGCGCGGAAAATTATTATGCTGAGTATGACCCCAGGATTAATATTGTCCTATCTTGTTGCGAGCTATATTGAGGCAGGCAATAATTTGAATGAGAGCGGTCTATCCGTTTTACACCTCATGCCATTACGTATCGCCCTGGCTTGTTTTATAGCCTACGTTGTTGGGCAATTGCTGGATGTGGCAGTTTTCCAACGCTATAGAAATCGGCCTGCCTGGTGGCTGGCCCCAACTCTATCGGCGGTTGCAGGCAATTTCATAGATACAGCATTATTTTTTACCATCGCGTTTTATCACTGCTCCAATCCATTTTTAAGTCAGAATTGGCCTGAAATTGCGATGGTCGATGTCTTTTTTAAAATCATGATTAGTTTAATTGCTTTTGTTCCGGTTTATGGTCTGGTTTTAAGTATTCTTGGTATAAAAACTACCAATAAATTAATGGTATAA
- a CDS encoding GNAT family N-acetyltransferase codes for MLTGLRLLTKDLKILNGKYIQLEPITSQHREELRKAANHEQIWQYMPQKATGKLFNSWFDDCLEKMSIRDQTTYAVRCKKEGDLKGATSFYDIQPENKRLALGYSWYIPKVWGTTTNPESKLLMLHQAFDAWGINRVELGTDSRNIHSYRAIKKLGATEEGVLRQHMILHNQVITDTIMFSILFSEWPAVKERLIQRLNYAATDKDHLAVSI; via the coding sequence ATGCTGACTGGTTTAAGGTTGCTTACAAAAGACCTCAAAATTTTAAATGGCAAATACATTCAGCTAGAACCCATTACCAGCCAGCACCGTGAGGAGTTACGAAAAGCAGCAAATCATGAACAAATTTGGCAATACATGCCGCAAAAGGCAACGGGCAAGTTATTTAATTCCTGGTTTGATGATTGTCTTGAGAAAATGTCCATAAGAGACCAAACTACTTATGCAGTGCGTTGTAAAAAAGAAGGAGATCTGAAAGGAGCCACTTCATTTTACGATATTCAACCAGAAAACAAACGGCTGGCTTTAGGCTATAGTTGGTACATTCCTAAAGTATGGGGAACAACGACAAACCCGGAATCAAAATTACTCATGTTGCATCAGGCGTTTGATGCCTGGGGGATTAATCGAGTAGAACTAGGTACAGATTCTCGCAATATTCATTCCTATCGTGCTATCAAAAAGCTGGGTGCGACGGAGGAAGGTGTGTTGCGCCAACATATGATTCTTCATAATCAGGTGATAACGGATACTATTATGTTTAGTATTCTTTTCTCGGAGTGGCCGGCGGTAAAAGAGCGATTAATACAGAGATTGAACTATGCTGCAACCGATAAAGACCACTTGGCTGTCTCTATATAG
- a CDS encoding efflux transporter outer membrane subunit codes for MYRKRWLILLCALLNNGCLWLGSEYRKPHVNTPQKWPHKYSIQTEQAAYLPDLHWWKQFNSKELNASIQKALQNNHQIHLAMANIESAQGQLQQVQLSWLPNLTGLAGYTQFPVLGNPGTTAIAYPAYIINIFQQYKQQKSAQAMLEASIYAQYSARLVVIAQTAASFFTLIAQNEALHLYNKLLKDYRTYLKLTQSQYRSGLISLDNITQIKSRIQRIEAQIKVVQHNIVVTKNALHFLFNENPGDVEIKTLFENIDSNQLVPGNLPASVLSVRPDIHEAEALLKAAHADVGAITANLLPGINLGAYLGEGSNVDGAIKLGQAYLNGPIIDLPLFAQVDVSKARYKAIYIKYITTIRKALRDVANDLSAYSTSSQQLNNNLSALSDEKQQCHLAEVRYRHGIDDYLNLIKCQILLDEFKLVINQNKLEKLLSIVTLYQDLGGGSRGH; via the coding sequence TTGTATAGGAAGCGATGGCTCATTTTATTGTGTGCTTTGTTGAATAATGGTTGCCTCTGGCTTGGGTCAGAATACAGGAAACCTCATGTCAACACCCCGCAAAAATGGCCGCATAAATATTCAATACAAACTGAGCAAGCTGCCTATTTACCTGATCTGCATTGGTGGAAACAGTTCAATAGCAAGGAGCTCAATGCTTCTATCCAAAAGGCATTACAAAATAATCACCAGATTCACCTCGCTATGGCAAATATTGAATCCGCACAGGGGCAATTGCAGCAAGTCCAGTTAAGTTGGTTGCCTAATCTCACAGGGCTTGCAGGTTACACCCAGTTTCCCGTTTTAGGTAATCCGGGGACTACGGCAATTGCCTATCCAGCCTACATCATTAATATTTTCCAGCAATATAAGCAACAAAAAAGCGCGCAAGCCATGCTTGAAGCCAGTATTTACGCGCAATATTCTGCCAGACTGGTTGTGATAGCCCAGACTGCAGCCAGCTTTTTTACCTTGATTGCTCAGAATGAAGCTTTGCATTTATACAATAAACTGCTTAAGGATTATCGAACCTATCTCAAACTGACTCAAAGCCAATATCGCTCAGGATTAATTTCGCTTGACAATATCACTCAAATCAAAAGTCGTATCCAGCGAATTGAGGCACAAATCAAGGTGGTTCAGCATAACATTGTGGTGACTAAAAACGCCTTGCATTTTTTATTTAATGAAAATCCTGGAGATGTCGAGATTAAAACTCTCTTTGAAAATATCGATAGTAATCAATTGGTACCAGGGAATTTACCGGCCAGCGTTCTCAGTGTGAGACCTGACATTCATGAGGCAGAAGCGTTGTTAAAAGCAGCGCATGCCGATGTGGGTGCGATAACCGCGAATCTTTTACCAGGGATTAATTTGGGCGCTTACCTGGGTGAGGGATCCAATGTGGATGGCGCCATTAAATTAGGGCAAGCCTATTTAAATGGCCCGATAATTGATTTGCCTCTATTTGCTCAGGTTGATGTGAGTAAAGCTCGATATAAGGCAATCTATATCAAATATATTACCACTATCCGTAAGGCCTTGCGCGATGTTGCTAATGACTTGTCTGCCTATTCAACTTCTAGCCAGCAATTAAATAATAATTTATCGGCTTTAAGCGATGAAAAACAGCAATGCCATTTGGCAGAAGTTCGTTATCGTCACGGAATTGATGACTATTTAAATTTAATAAAATGCCAAATCCTGTTAGACGAATTTAAGTTAGTGATAAACCAGAACAAGCTGGAAAAACTGCTATCCATAGTCACTTTATACCAGGATTTAGGAGGTGGTTCCCGTGGGCATTGA